One region of Quercus lobata isolate SW786 chromosome 2, ValleyOak3.0 Primary Assembly, whole genome shotgun sequence genomic DNA includes:
- the LOC115977382 gene encoding xylose isomerase isoform X1 — protein MFLCADLVNGYSPNWSISNNYSSLHESMKMKAGKIFLLLLCLNVITIGVIANPPTCDANLGEACSDSSEWQGEFFPGIPKIKYEGPSSKNPLAYKWYNKEEEILGKKMKDWMRFSVAFWHTFRGSGSDPFGAPTKSWPWEDGTNSVAMAKRRMKANFEFINKLGVDWWCFHDRDIAPDGKTLEESNANLDEVVALAKELQGTKIRPLWGTAQLFMHPRYMHGGATSSELGVYVYSAAQVKKAMEVTHYLGGENYVFWGGREGYQTLLNTDMGRELDHMARFFESAAAYKKKIGFNGTLLIEPKPQEPTKHQYDWDAATAANFLRKYGLEGEFKLNIECNHATLSGHSCHHELETARLNSMLGNIDANTGDPQIGWDTDQFLTDIGEATLVMLSVVRNGGLAPGGFNFDAKLRRESTDVEDLFIAHISGMDTLARGLCNVAKLIEDGSLAELVRKRYQSFDSELGAQIEAGKADFDMLEKKAFELGEPKVASAKQELAEMIFQSAL, from the exons AGCAGTTTGCATGAGAGTATGAAGATGAAGGCTGGGAAGATTTTCTTGCTTCTTCTTTGTTTGAATGTGATTACCATTGGAGTG ATTGCTAATCCACCAACATGCGATGCTAATCTTGGTGAGGCTTGCAGTGATTCGAGTGAATGGCAAGGGGAATTCTTTCCTGGGATTCCCAAAATTAAGTATGAG GGTCCTTCTAGCAAGAATCCACTTGCATATAAATGGTACAATAAAGAGGAGGAGATTCTCGGGAAGAAAATGAAG GATTGGATGAGATTTAGTGTTGCATTTTGGCATACATTTCGTGGGAGTGGTTCCGACCCATTTGGTGCACCTACAAAGTCTTGGCCATGGGAAGATGGTACAAATTCAGTGGCTATGGCCAAGAGAAGAA TGAAAGCCAACTTTGAATTCATAAACAAGCTTGGAGTTGATTGGTGGTGCTTCCATGACAGGGATATAGCTCCTGATGGCAAAACCCTGGAG GAAAGTAACGCAAACTTGGATGAAGTAGTGGCCCTTGCCAAGGAGCTTCAG GGAACTAAAATCCGCCCTTTGTGGGGTACAGCTCAGCTGTTTATGCATCCTCGCTATATGCATGGTGGTGCAACTAG CTCTGAATTAGGTGTATATGTATATTCTGCAGCTCAAGTCAAGAAAGCCATGGAG GTCACACATTATTTAGGCGGAGAGAATTATGTGTTTTGGGGTGGCCGTGAGGGTTACCAGACTCTCTTGAACACGGATATGGGACGAGAGCTTGATCATATG GCCAGGTTCTTTGAGTCCGCTGCTGCTTACAAGAAGAAGATTGGATTCAATG GGACACTGCTGATTGAACCCAAGCCTCAAGAACCTACCAAACACCA GTATGACTGGGATGCTGCAACAGCAGCCAATTTCCTGCGAAAATATGGCCTTGAAG GAGAATTTAAACTGAACATTGAGTGCAATCATGCCACCCTATCTGGTCACAg CTGTCACCATGAGCTTGAAACTGCAAGACTCAACAGTATGCTGGGAAATATTGATGCAAACACTGGCGATCCTCAGATTG GTTGGGATACAGATCAGTTTCTCACAGATATTGGAGAGGCAACTCTGGTTATGCTCAGTGTGGTCAGAAAT GGTGGACTAGCACCAGGAGGATTCAACTTTGATGCAAAACT ACGAAGAGAGAGTACAGATgttgaagatttgttcattgCTCATATTTCTGGAATGGATACCTTGGCCCGTGGGCTTTGTAATGTTGCCAAGCTGATTGAG GATGGTTCTTTAGCTGAGCTTGTCCGCAAGCGATATCAGAGTTTTGACTCAGAACTTGGGGCTCAAATTGAG GCTGGAAAGGCAGATTTTGATATGCTTGAGAAGAAAGCCTTTGAATTGGGAGAACCCAAAGTTGCTTCTGCCAAGCAG GAACTTGCGGAGATGATTTTCCAATCTGCACTGTAA
- the LOC115977380 gene encoding ADP-ribosylation factor 1 — protein MGIVFTKMFSTLFGNREARILVLGLDNAGKTTILYRLQMGEVVSTIPTIGFNVETVQYNNIKFQVWDLGGQTSIRPYWRCYFPNTQAIIYVVDSSDTDRLVIAKDEFHAILEEEELRGAVVLIFANKQDLPGALDDAAVTEALELHKIKNRQWAIFKTSAIKGEGLFEGLDWLSNTLKSGGG, from the exons ATGGGTATCGTGTTTACGAAAATGTTCTCTACTCTCTTCGGAAACAGAGAAGCTCGGATCCTCGTTCTCGGCCTCGACAATGCCGGAAAGACAACCATCCTCT ATCGGCTTCAGATGGGAGAGGTTGTGTCCACTATTCCAA CAATTGGATTTAATGTGGAGACGGTCCAGTATAATAACATCAAATTCCAAGTATGGGATCTGG GTGGACAGACAAGTATCAG GCCATATTGGAGATGCTATTTTCCAAATACTCAAGCCATAATTTATGTTGTTGATTCAAGTGACACTGATAGGCTGGTCATAGCCAAAGATGAGTTTCATGCAATTTTGGAG GAAGAAGAATTAAGAGGTGCTGTTGTTCTCATTTTTGCAAACAAGCAG GATCTTCCTGGTGCACTTGATGATGCTGCTGTTACTGAGGCTTTAGAGTTGCACAAGATAAAAAACCGCCAATGGGCTATTTTTAAAACTTCTGCTATAAAGGGTGAAGGTCTCTTTGAGGGCTTGGACTG GTTGAGTAACACACTCAAGTCTGGAGGTGGCTAA
- the LOC115977381 gene encoding uncharacterized protein At4g14100-like → MHIIPFYKEKTKISKNKDTNMKLNPLSLASLILLLVSPSIEWVGSTSTPTPLPWPEQFHALLYMNLSSSRLQMSDLWYDWPRGRNVNIFQKQLGELLYDIEWNNGTSFYYTLGAQGTCRVTEFEVGIPRPDFLDDANYLGTTVTDGFYCNVWEKVDFIWYYEDVQTRRPVRWDFYDGISTHVITFEVGAVLQDSLSQAPAYCFSQESEKL, encoded by the exons ATGCACATTATCCCCttctataaagaaaaaacaaaaatctcaaaaaacaaGGACACAAATATGAAACTCAATCCACTCTCCTTAGCCTCTCTAATCCTACTTCTTGTGAGTCCTTCAATTGAATGGGTTGGTTCAACTTCAACCCCAACTCCATTGCCATGGCCAGAGCAATTCCATGCACTTCTTTACATGAATTTGAGCTCATCCCGTCTCCAAATGAGTGACCTATGGTATGACTGGCCAAGAGGCAGAAACGTGAACATATTTCAGAAGCAACTAGGTGAGCTTTTATATGATATTGAGTGGAACAATGGCACTTCGTTTTATTATACACTTGGGGCACAAGGGACATGTAGGGTTACAGAGTTTGAGGTGGGTATTCCTAGGCCTGATTTTCTTGATGATGCCAATTACCTTGGAACTACGGTCACGGATGGGTTTTATTGCAACGTGTGGGAAAAGGTAGATTTCATTTGGTACTATGAAGATGTCCAAACTAGGAGGCCAGTTCGGTGGGATTTCTATGATG GAATATCTACACACGTTATTACATTTGAGGTTGGCGCAGTACTGCAAGACTCATTGTCACAAGCACCTGCTTATTGTTTCAGTCAGGAAAGTGAGAAATTGTAG
- the LOC115977382 gene encoding xylose isomerase isoform X2 — MKMKAGKIFLLLLCLNVITIGVIANPPTCDANLGEACSDSSEWQGEFFPGIPKIKYEGPSSKNPLAYKWYNKEEEILGKKMKDWMRFSVAFWHTFRGSGSDPFGAPTKSWPWEDGTNSVAMAKRRMKANFEFINKLGVDWWCFHDRDIAPDGKTLEESNANLDEVVALAKELQGTKIRPLWGTAQLFMHPRYMHGGATSSELGVYVYSAAQVKKAMEVTHYLGGENYVFWGGREGYQTLLNTDMGRELDHMARFFESAAAYKKKIGFNGTLLIEPKPQEPTKHQYDWDAATAANFLRKYGLEGEFKLNIECNHATLSGHSCHHELETARLNSMLGNIDANTGDPQIGWDTDQFLTDIGEATLVMLSVVRNGGLAPGGFNFDAKLRRESTDVEDLFIAHISGMDTLARGLCNVAKLIEDGSLAELVRKRYQSFDSELGAQIEAGKADFDMLEKKAFELGEPKVASAKQELAEMIFQSAL; from the exons ATGAAGATGAAGGCTGGGAAGATTTTCTTGCTTCTTCTTTGTTTGAATGTGATTACCATTGGAGTG ATTGCTAATCCACCAACATGCGATGCTAATCTTGGTGAGGCTTGCAGTGATTCGAGTGAATGGCAAGGGGAATTCTTTCCTGGGATTCCCAAAATTAAGTATGAG GGTCCTTCTAGCAAGAATCCACTTGCATATAAATGGTACAATAAAGAGGAGGAGATTCTCGGGAAGAAAATGAAG GATTGGATGAGATTTAGTGTTGCATTTTGGCATACATTTCGTGGGAGTGGTTCCGACCCATTTGGTGCACCTACAAAGTCTTGGCCATGGGAAGATGGTACAAATTCAGTGGCTATGGCCAAGAGAAGAA TGAAAGCCAACTTTGAATTCATAAACAAGCTTGGAGTTGATTGGTGGTGCTTCCATGACAGGGATATAGCTCCTGATGGCAAAACCCTGGAG GAAAGTAACGCAAACTTGGATGAAGTAGTGGCCCTTGCCAAGGAGCTTCAG GGAACTAAAATCCGCCCTTTGTGGGGTACAGCTCAGCTGTTTATGCATCCTCGCTATATGCATGGTGGTGCAACTAG CTCTGAATTAGGTGTATATGTATATTCTGCAGCTCAAGTCAAGAAAGCCATGGAG GTCACACATTATTTAGGCGGAGAGAATTATGTGTTTTGGGGTGGCCGTGAGGGTTACCAGACTCTCTTGAACACGGATATGGGACGAGAGCTTGATCATATG GCCAGGTTCTTTGAGTCCGCTGCTGCTTACAAGAAGAAGATTGGATTCAATG GGACACTGCTGATTGAACCCAAGCCTCAAGAACCTACCAAACACCA GTATGACTGGGATGCTGCAACAGCAGCCAATTTCCTGCGAAAATATGGCCTTGAAG GAGAATTTAAACTGAACATTGAGTGCAATCATGCCACCCTATCTGGTCACAg CTGTCACCATGAGCTTGAAACTGCAAGACTCAACAGTATGCTGGGAAATATTGATGCAAACACTGGCGATCCTCAGATTG GTTGGGATACAGATCAGTTTCTCACAGATATTGGAGAGGCAACTCTGGTTATGCTCAGTGTGGTCAGAAAT GGTGGACTAGCACCAGGAGGATTCAACTTTGATGCAAAACT ACGAAGAGAGAGTACAGATgttgaagatttgttcattgCTCATATTTCTGGAATGGATACCTTGGCCCGTGGGCTTTGTAATGTTGCCAAGCTGATTGAG GATGGTTCTTTAGCTGAGCTTGTCCGCAAGCGATATCAGAGTTTTGACTCAGAACTTGGGGCTCAAATTGAG GCTGGAAAGGCAGATTTTGATATGCTTGAGAAGAAAGCCTTTGAATTGGGAGAACCCAAAGTTGCTTCTGCCAAGCAG GAACTTGCGGAGATGATTTTCCAATCTGCACTGTAA